The following is a genomic window from Solanum stenotomum isolate F172 chromosome 4, ASM1918654v1, whole genome shotgun sequence.
CAAACCGTGGCAAAAACGTGTTCACTTCCGATACTTTCTCCGGTAACAAAGGTTATATGATAACAATATCACACCATTAACGTCGGCTGGCGATCGGAAAAGTTTGCTTccagaagaagaggaagaaacgAAATCAACATTTCGCAAAATCCTCTTCTTCTCCattatcttttttgttttttttaatctattattGTACGGATTTACGTACAATTTTGATTTGACAATGGCGGATCAGGAGGAATTTGTGAAATCGGTAGAAGACGGGTTGAGGTTATCAAAACGGATATATTTTGGGAAGGATCGTGCGGTTGCGCCGCCGAAGCAGATGACGGCGATGGAGAAAACGGCGGAATCGTATTTTCCGACTTCGCCTATGATGTATGCTGTGATTGAGAATCCTGCGTTCGTTGATAACCCGGATATTCCGAGTTATCAACCTCATGTGCATGGCAGGTGTGATCCTCCTGCTTTGATTCCGTTACAGATGAACGGAGTTTCGATTGCGGCGGATTGTTATTTCGATACGGCGTTTATCACTGTTACGGGTTCGTGGCGTCTGCATTGTGTTATGAGTTGCCGGAGCTGTGATTGTCGCATTGCTGTTCCCATGGGCGAACAGGTAATTATGGAAATTTAAGTTTTATcacatttattttgatttttgaggtCACGGTTCAAGCTATGGAAATCGCCTCTTGCAGAAATGAACGATACTGTGTGCAAAGTCGGAGCTTAATGCACCCGGCTACCcctttattttgaataattttgagGGACAACTTGAAACTCATCCTATTTTATTGAATACGCGATTCTTCTAATTTACCCATAAAAGTTCACTCTTTTTCAATGATGTAATACATGTTAAGTGTTGTTCTCATTAGGTAGAGAGTAATCATAATTGTTAGAGTGGGTTAGAGTCTCACATTAGTTGGGAATTAGATGGGTGGTTCAAGAGCTAACTTTTGGGGCTGAGTAAGGTCCATATGTCATGTCTTTATAGTAATGAAGCTATCCATCTTAGTAAATGCAAAGAGATTACCTTTTTGAATGACTTCTCTTCCTCAGAGCTGATAATATAAGCACTTAAGAGGGAAAGGTTTTGTGTTTTTGTTTTCCACTCGATGCTCGGTATCCACTTGGGTGTTATGGTTTAACTTTTGGTAGGAAACAATATTTTTGTCTAATTACTAGTTGTGAACTATTAGAAGCTTCAAAATACCATTCAGATGTTTTCCCTGTGATAATGGCAGTTGTAGTTTCTTACCTTACAAAAAAACATGAACTTTGATATATCAACCAAAGATGTTGGTGATCATGATTTAGGATGTCAAACGGGTTTTGTAGCTTTGATTGTTTCGGTTAAGTATTCTCAATATTTTCTCTCACAAGTCAATGGCTTCTGAAATGTTTAAGGTAAAGTAGCATATCTTGAAAGCAATGAGCTATCGAGATTCTTTTCTAGTTCTAAGGCTTAATAGAACTTCTCTGGATAGTGTGCTCTTCTCTGTTCTTCCCTGACTCTCCCCTCCCTTATTCCCCTTTCTATGCAAAGAGAGGAGCAGAAATGATATGGAATTTGTGATTTcacataaaagaaaagaaaaaggtagTTTTCCACCTTCATGTAAGATTTTGGAAGTGTTGTATTGTTGAATCTTTCTTATTCTTTTATAATCCTTGCCATTCTCCTGTTTCACAGAAGTGAAACATTGCTGATTGTTTGTTCTCAAGTGATGCATTATTTGGCTAACAGGGTTCAATTCTAGGTGTCGAGATTGAGTTACCCAGGAAATCATACAGCACAAAACTAGTTGCCGAGgatgatgaaaaagaaaataagaagttaGTCAAAATTGAAGATGGATGCTTTCTGAAGCCACATATTTTTACCCTTACAATACCAGAGGTAACTGTCTGCTATATAATTTGCTTTCTAATTTTGTCCATGATTGTTCATTTTACTAATGGAATTACCTTTTCAGATTGATGGGGGAACATATATCTCAGTCACTATTAGATGGTctcagaagttattgtattgcGATGGCCAATTTACCTTGAGCATACCCTATAGTTTCCCGGTGTACGTGACTCCAGTTGGAAAGAAGATATCTAAGAAAGAAAAGATACAGTTTAATGTTAACTGTGGTCCGCGAGCTGAGGTTTCGTGTAAGGCTATCAGTCACCCTCTTAAGGTGAAACTTGTTAAGCATTCTACTGATTTGTGATTTGTGTTTGATGAAGTAATATGACATTGGTGTCGATAATGGTCTTTTAGGAACTAGACGACGAAGATGAAAAGTTAGGCTGGTTCTACGAAGCTGATGTCCTTAACTGGTCAAGTAGTGATGTTATAATTACTTACAAGGTACGCCCTCCATGAATTTGTTTCGGATTCCTGGAAGAAAGTTTCAATTATGTGTCGACTAGGTTAATATATCACAGTCTGTTGTTTATAATAAACGTGTATGTTGCAATTTCAATTTAGCAACATTAAAATGATATAAAGcttttctaaaatttgggttCCGAGGAACTCTCTCATCTGTCATCACTGTTGTTTTAGATCTCGAGTCCCAACTACCACGGCAGTGTACTTCTGCAATCTCCCCAACAACATGACACTGATCAGAGAAAGATGTTCAGCTGCTATCTTTTTCCAGGTGCCTTGGAGTGTAGAAAGGTTGGTACTTCTTTTTTCATTGTCTTCTTTTGCATAAATCCAGAAATTTAATTACTAGCAAAGTTGAAAtagcacctcgactaattccatgggatatacctcccaccaacaacaaGTACCTGTTAACTCTATCCACCTAGGCTAGAAACATATGAGAAGATATTACCTAGTGTTTTGATTCTGCTGGGATTTAAACTTGAGACGTCAACCCACTTCATTTACCACTAGGCCGCACCCTTGGGTGCTTACAGTCGATGAATattgtgacttactttcctttatTGGTTCTTAAggttcctctttttcttttcttttaattggTTAGCAATGTGGGAATGTTATTGCTCTCTTGAAAGAGGAAGCTttagatattttcatttcctttgaACTTTGTGATAGGTATTCAGAAAGGAAGTGATATTTGTTGTTGATATAAGTGGGAGCATGAAGGGAAAACCAATTGACGATTCCAAACAAGCACTCTCTGTAGCATTATCAAAACTTGATTCCCAAGATCTGTTTAATATAATAGCTTTCAACAATGAAGAGTACCTATTTTCATCATCTCTGGAGGTAGCAACCAAGGAGGCTATTGACAATGCAATTCAGTGGATTGACATGAACTTTATTGCTGGTGGCAGTACAAATATCTTGAATCCAATGAAACAGGTCATCTTATCTTCTCATAAACTTTTCAGTTGTAATTAATTGATTGGCATGTCCAAGTTTTACTTGCATCAAGAAAGTACATCTTAAgttatatatctaatttttctttttgtgacaTACTGACAGCATGCCTTTTCCTTTATCAGGCCATAGGGATGTTGTCTAATGCTGGAGAATCCATGCCTATCATTTTTCTGGTCACAGATGGAGCTGTTGAAGATGAAAGACAGATCTGTGAATTCCTGAAGAGTCATCTCACACAAAACAGAACAATGTGCCCACGACTTTACACATTTGGCATAGGTATTCCCACCCTCAAAACAAATGGAGTCTTGTGTGTTGGAGATGCATGATCTCcactgttttttttaataaaaactcaATGACATTATCTCAAGACTATTCTATATCCATGTAACAGtaatttggattttttattGTTCTATGTATTTACAAACTTAGGTCTTCAGGCTGTTACCATTTGAGGCTATTACTAGCTTATTACCATAAAATTGATGCTCTTCATAGCCACCTAAATCCTAATGGTTGCATGCTGTTTCGGATCTCTAAGTCTGGATTCCATCTCTCTGCaataagtaatttgtccatagTACAGTAgtaggtttttctttttctacatCTGattcttgtttgaatttttttcaggATTATTCTGCAACCATTATTTTCTACGCACACTAGCAACGATGAGTCGTGGTCATTATGATGCTGCTATTGATGTTGGTGAGTTTTGTGCTTGTACAAAGTATTTCGTTTAAGAACTGTTGCCAAAACGCTTTTGTCACATGATTGAGTGGTGGGACTATTGTAAACCCATGGCCATCTTCTTGACCATTTCTTCATTTAccatgatatttttatttggttttattAATTACGTTATTttcaagagaaagaaaaaaatcatttactaTGATCTCACTAGTGGATCCCTAAAGATGGACAACAATTTttccaaaatcaaacaaagacTTCCTATTTTAGAGATGAGGCATTTTCTTATTATAAACAACTGATGGCACTTGTTGGTGTTTAACAATGTTAGATTTCTGGAACCTCAAGGTCCGCAAGCTGAATAATAGGCTAATAGCACATTTTCCCTTGCTAACCACGACGACAATGCTGTGTTATCATAAAGCACATGTAGATGTAGTTTCCAAGTGTGTCCCAAAAATATTGTTTCAAGGGCTGGTGTTTTATAGCAGCTTTTAGTCTTATTTTGCTAAAAGACGCGTAGATTTAAGTTACCTGCTTTTGTGGTGCAAATTCTTAGCTGTTGTGACCTGAAACCATTTCCCGTGTTGGTGCTTTTTCAGAATCACTTCAAGTTCGTTTGGAGAGGCTATTCTCCAGGGCTTCATCTATCA
Proteins encoded in this region:
- the LOC125862225 gene encoding uncharacterized protein LOC125862225 → MADQEEFVKSVEDGLRLSKRIYFGKDRAVAPPKQMTAMEKTAESYFPTSPMMYAVIENPAFVDNPDIPSYQPHVHGRCDPPALIPLQMNGVSIAADCYFDTAFITVTGSWRLHCVMSCRSCDCRIAVPMGEQGSILGVEIELPRKSYSTKLVAEDDEKENKKLVKIEDGCFLKPHIFTLTIPEIDGGTYISVTIRWSQKLLYCDGQFTLSIPYSFPVYVTPVGKKISKKEKIQFNVNCGPRAEVSCKAISHPLKELDDEDEKLGWFYEADVLNWSSSDVIITYKISSPNYHGSVLLQSPQQHDTDQRKMFSCYLFPGALECRKVFRKEVIFVVDISGSMKGKPIDDSKQALSVALSKLDSQDLFNIIAFNNEEYLFSSSLEVATKEAIDNAIQWIDMNFIAGGSTNILNPMKQAIGMLSNAGESMPIIFLVTDGAVEDERQICEFLKSHLTQNRTMCPRLYTFGIGLFCNHYFLRTLATMSRGHYDAAIDVESLQVRLERLFSRASSIILANIAFENLDGLEELEVYPSQIPDLSSEGPVVLSGRYQGVFPEMLKAKGILADMSSFSVELKGFKSKAIPLHKARVKQQIEIFTAQAWFTQNKDLEQKIAKMSIQDAVISEFTCMALVETEKVKVIKPTTKRKVHSDDEKIEERLVQKTILLHYLGFGFGNLTATIENIPPGAIDIEDEAAEIIAKATSNCFGKLCGLCCCCSCCIRTCSNMNHQCAIALTQCLGALGCLGCFTCCQYCCFEDNK